The following is a genomic window from Deltaproteobacteria bacterium.
CTTTGGGTGAGGGCGAGAAATACGCCGATAAAACCGAGAACCCCGCCGGCTTCAAGAAGGCTGCTGAATCCCAATATTCTAACCACTGAAATCATGACGATTATTGTGATGAAGGTTGTTATCAGGATATTGATGAGACGAGAATTATAGGTATCTATGATTTGTTTTTCCCCGTTTATTTCACGGGAGCGACCGTAACGGCTCCTGATAAGGTAGTGAATAATGTGAGCGCTGAAATAACAGAGATAGATAATTATCAGGATAGAGACGGCCTTAAAAGCCCAGCCTTTACTGGCAAGAGGTTTGGTCAGGTGATAGTAGCCGAATGAAAAAATAATGAGCAGGTTGAGAGTCCTGAAAATATTGAGTCTAAGGAGAAAACTTTTGTCTTCCTCCTGTGTATGGTAGACACTTTTCAGAATCCGTTTTGCAAAAATCAAAAGTGTAATGTTAACGAAAAGGACAGCAATGATTTTTGCATCAATATAGCGGCCCGCTGCAATAAAGTCGGAAAAAATGTGATTCAGGAAATCCATATGTCTCCTCAACCTTGTAATATATTTTTCTTCATATCAGATTCAGGGGCAAAGCGAGAAGGCAAAATAAAGTATTTTTATTTCTTAGGGAACCGCCCTGTCCATATATTTTAACAAAAGCCCTGGAAGGTTGACTTAATGTCCTTTTATTTAGTAAAGTTTAACATCATATGACAAATAACACGGAAAATCTAAGAGAAAAACTCGAAAAGGAGGTCGGCCCTGCCGACTGGAAGGTAATTGGTCCTCACTATACCAGAGGGGCGGTTATTATTGTTTCTTCCGAACTCGACCTTATCGATGTGGCGATAAAGGTGGCTCAAGATGATGTTGATCTGGTTCAGGACTGGATAAAGGAGGAAAAGCTGTTACGGCCCACACCTGACGATGCAAAAGAATGGAAGGAGAAGGGAATAGAACTCTCTTCGATCGTTGTTTCACCCTTCGTTCTTGTTCAACAGTTGAAACATTAAGTTTTTTTAGCCTCTTACAATGTGGCCTCTATGTACCTGATTAGTGGATTATTCTAATAAAATTGAGTTCAGAGGATAATATGACCAGCAAGAATAATAAAGCTAACAAAAAGTTCAACATTGTTGTCGGAATCCCTTCCTTTAATGAAGCTGCTACTATCGGTTTCGTCGCTGAAACGGTCTCTGAAGGTCTCAGATATCACTTTCCTGACCGCAGCAGTGTCATCGTCAACGTTGATAACGACAGTTCCGATAATACGAAACAGGCATTTATGAATGCCAAAACGGCCGTAAAAAAGAAGTACATCAGTACGGCAAAAGGGGTCCGGGGCAAGGGGCACAATTTTTTAAATCTCTTTAAATATGCCGTTGATGTGGAAGCCGAAGTCATTATCGTTGTCGATGCCGATCTTCGCTCCATTACTAAAGAGTGGATGGATCTTCTCGGCAGACCGATTCTGGAAGGCCACGATTTAGCAACGCCTCTTTATACGAGGCATCAGTTTGACGGTTCCATTACCAACCATATCTGTTACCCCGTGGTTTTCGGAATGTTTTCTACAGACATTCGTCAGCCCATTGGCGGGGACTTTGCCATGTCTGCCAAATTTATTCGCCATCTCCTGGAGAAGCAATGGTCGGGCGCCGTCAAGCAGTACGGCATCGACATATTCCTCACCATGAATGCCGTTATGGGAGGCTTTAAAGTGTGCCAGTCGGCGCT
Proteins encoded in this region:
- a CDS encoding mechanosensitive ion channel; the encoded protein is MDFLNHIFSDFIAAGRYIDAKIIAVLFVNITLLIFAKRILKSVYHTQEEDKSFLLRLNIFRTLNLLIIFSFGYYHLTKPLASKGWAFKAVSILIIIYLCYFSAHIIHYLIRSRYGRSREINGEKQIIDTYNSRLINILITTFITIIVMISVVRILGFSSLLEAGGVLGFIGVFLALTQSTWAPDILSGLIVLNSGMIEVGDVIELDDSEKTLGIIHKTKVFHTEILNIKNNHRIMIKNSRLRDYQINNLSKFASAKGLRERLTFNIDYSAGEEQVKEMFLSAFEEGKTSGISSIEYQHPLEIGVLDTADYAVTWAIYYYTKALVSQRLIE
- a CDS encoding DUF2288 domain-containing protein is translated as MTNNTENLREKLEKEVGPADWKVIGPHYTRGAVIIVSSELDLIDVAIKVAQDDVDLVQDWIKEEKLLRPTPDDAKEWKEKGIELSSIVVSPFVLVQQLKH
- a CDS encoding glycosyltransferase, translated to MTSKNNKANKKFNIVVGIPSFNEAATIGFVAETVSEGLRYHFPDRSSVIVNVDNDSSDNTKQAFMNAKTAVKKKYISTAKGVRGKGHNFLNLFKYAVDVEAEVIIVVDADLRSITKEWMDLLGRPILEGHDLATPLYTRHQFDGSITNHICYPVVFGMFSTDIRQPIGGDFAMSAKFIRHLLEKQWSGAVKQYGIDIFLTMNAVMGGFKVCQSALGKKVHNASAPKLGVMFEQVIESLLDILVANQDKWVSNGIDQIVKPKIYGDATMPEPQGLEIDVRDLKEKCTASYKEYLPYINELLGPYAVARIENMFRMDFYNLDVLLWTQIFYNLVFKYDKTKDMSDKKKIINTLKPLYFARSLTFNYSTWKYNIRYAEEEVREQALGFATQRYYLWGLYGCPRQS